A genomic window from Silene latifolia isolate original U9 population chromosome 11, ASM4854445v1, whole genome shotgun sequence includes:
- the LOC141613312 gene encoding putative mitochondrial protein AtMg00310: MSVFQLPSSFCNELRSLVSGFWWGSERGKRKIPWVAWKKMRRHKGEGGLGFRDFEKFNEALLGKQAWRIIANPDCLMARVLKGKYFPNKEFMESDLGTTPSYTWRGIWSTRRVVLLGARKRVGDSKSIWVWADPWIPNTQSRRVISPRGEQVDDLRVCELFNEDGVTWNEEKLATLFLPFECERIQQIRISESKPPDEWCWELEKDGQY, from the coding sequence ATGAGTGTTTTCCAATTGCCATCGTCGTTTTGCAATGAGTTACGGTCACTAGTGTCGGGTTTCTGGTGGGGATCGGAGAGGGGTAAAAGAAAGATACCTTGGGTTGCGTGGAAAAAAATGCGTCGGCATAAGGGAGAAGGAGGGCTTGGATTCCGGGATTTCGAGAAATTTAATGAGGCTCTTCTAGGAAAACAAGCATGGCGGATAATAGCTAACCCGGACTGTCTTATGGCCAGAGTGTTGAAAGGGAAGTATTTTCCGAATAAGGAGTTCATGGAGTCGGATTTGGGCACCACACCAAGCTATACATGGAGAGGGATTTGGAGTACGAGAAGGGTAGTGTTGCTAGGGGCGAGAAAACGGGTTGGAGATAGTAAGTCAATATGGGTTTGGGCAGACCCGTGGATACCAAATACTCAGTCAAGACGGGTTATCTCGCCGAGAGGTGAACAAGTGGACGATTTAAGGGTATGTGAGCTTTTTAATGAGGATGGGGTGACTTGGAATGAGGAGAAACTGGCTACTCTGTTTTTACCGTTTGAGTGCGAACGGATACAACAAATAAGAATAAGCGAGTCGAAACCTCCGGATGAATGGTGTTGGGAACTCGAGAAAGACGGTCAATACTAG